In Apilactobacillus bombintestini, one genomic interval encodes:
- a CDS encoding DUF3290 family protein yields the protein MDLYSYNYLTHPNTLVTYLLVALAVVVGIMIIFNGFKYMRDRTNLKYRDLFITMILVAILSISIGFSNIMQQKNSSSQNSQTTQMVKDISRNKHVSTSQIYVSSTQLTNGMTVKVGRNYYQADFNTSYNSYRLQPIRLIPSEVTYHDRTELNIGNLNSEYLEILFKFLIGFVVLVVQINLSGKGNLAPSNAVDQIQNYVLGGIIGGMIYNQAITTLQFFIVLLIWSLIIFVSRILSRQFPIFRRLLAGEPQNIINNGIINVDTALKNGMSASDLSFKLRTKGISNFQDVKSAVLEQNGQLTVTTFGDESLSYPIITDGAINEDVLERMGHDHDWVENLAKDAHKEISQIFLGQYVDDHLVIIAYPSHATRPWYYELAQQVQNFGHNHHLTPEGIRNAKALQQMKELAQKRHMGKKSSSVDKDPDSTSTSEDKPRAPKRDNNNRGIRK from the coding sequence ATGGATTTATATTCATATAATTATTTAACTCACCCTAATACTTTGGTTACATATCTATTAGTGGCTTTAGCCGTTGTGGTGGGAATAATGATTATCTTTAATGGTTTTAAATACATGCGCGATCGTACTAACTTAAAGTACCGAGACTTATTTATCACCATGATTTTGGTGGCCATTCTTTCAATTAGTATTGGATTCAGCAATATTATGCAACAAAAGAATTCGTCATCACAAAATTCACAAACTACGCAAATGGTTAAAGATATTAGTAGAAACAAACACGTATCTACTTCACAAATTTACGTAAGTTCCACTCAATTAACCAATGGTATGACTGTGAAGGTAGGACGTAATTATTATCAAGCTGACTTTAATACCAGCTACAATAGTTATCGTCTACAACCTATTCGCTTAATTCCTAGTGAAGTTACTTACCATGACCGCACTGAATTAAACATTGGTAATTTGAATTCCGAATACTTAGAAATCTTATTTAAATTCTTAATCGGATTCGTGGTATTAGTAGTACAAATCAACTTATCTGGTAAAGGTAACTTGGCTCCTTCTAATGCGGTCGATCAAATTCAAAACTACGTACTTGGGGGTATTATTGGTGGTATGATTTACAATCAAGCCATTACTACTCTTCAATTCTTCATCGTCTTGTTAATTTGGTCATTGATTATTTTTGTCAGCCGTATTTTAAGTCGTCAGTTCCCTATCTTTAGGCGCTTGTTGGCCGGTGAACCACAAAACATTATTAATAACGGAATTATTAATGTAGACACCGCCCTAAAGAACGGAATGTCAGCTTCCGATTTATCCTTTAAGTTACGTACTAAAGGTATTAGTAACTTCCAAGATGTTAAATCTGCGGTACTAGAACAAAATGGACAACTTACTGTTACCACATTCGGTGACGAATCATTAAGTTACCCTATTATTACCGATGGTGCCATTAACGAAGACGTACTAGAACGTATGGGTCATGACCATGATTGGGTAGAAAACTTAGCTAAGGATGCCCACAAAGAAATTTCTCAAATTTTCTTAGGACAATATGTAGATGATCATTTGGTAATCATTGCTTACCCAAGTCATGCTACTCGTCCTTGGTATTATGAATTAGCTCAACAAGTACAAAACTTCGGACATAATCATCACCTTACTCCCGAAGGTATTCGTAATGCTAAAGCTTTACAACAAATGAAAGAATTAGCACAAAAACGTCACATGGGTAAGAAGTCATCCTCAGTAGATAAAGATCCTGACAGCACTTCTACTAGTGAAGATAAACCTAGAGCACCTAAGCGTGATAATAATAACCGTGGCATTAGAAAATAA
- a CDS encoding PH domain-containing protein — protein sequence MKKLPKTVKKVWCITAWLVLLVEIIILVGLYIAGNIYDWYEGWLAGLAGLFLVIFLAKMILIPYRYAFHQYEIATDHVGIKKGFIFRSQYTIPIARVQNVNLNQGPILTAFKLYKVSVDTAGDSHSIDAVTYKEADQIRKQVMQLAMEARNAR from the coding sequence ATGAAGAAATTACCCAAAACCGTTAAAAAAGTATGGTGCATTACTGCTTGGTTAGTATTACTAGTAGAAATTATCATATTGGTAGGGTTATATATTGCGGGAAACATTTACGACTGGTATGAAGGCTGGCTAGCTGGACTTGCCGGTTTATTTTTAGTTATTTTCTTAGCCAAAATGATATTAATTCCCTATCGTTATGCCTTTCATCAATATGAAATCGCCACTGATCATGTAGGAATTAAAAAGGGCTTTATTTTTCGTAGCCAATACACGATTCCTATTGCACGTGTACAAAACGTTAATTTAAACCAAGGCCCGATATTAACTGCCTTTAAGTTATACAAAGTATCGGTAGACACTGCTGGTGACAGTCATTCTATTGATGCAGTTACATATAAAGAAGCTGACCAAATCAGAAAGCAAGTAATGCAACTTGCTATGGAGGCCCGCAATGCAAGATAA
- a CDS encoding MGMT family protein, whose translation MKKIFWDEVKFHKVKFYFTVTPAGINFINNPNTGISNIYNFYPKLDAEFKLGDTTTKPYRKELAQYLSGKRTTFDLPVDIDEDADTQRIYQLIQQIPYGTTTNLIDFCKQHELDTKQVKKAILTNPLIIWIPTHRIVGIDYAASYRKVADLNYYLIQLEQSNY comes from the coding sequence ATGAAAAAAATATTTTGGGATGAAGTAAAGTTTCATAAAGTGAAATTTTATTTCACCGTTACCCCTGCAGGAATTAATTTTATTAATAATCCCAACACGGGCATTTCCAATATTTATAATTTTTATCCTAAGCTGGATGCGGAATTTAAATTAGGGGACACTACTACAAAACCCTACCGTAAAGAATTAGCTCAATATCTATCCGGTAAAAGAACTACTTTTGATTTACCAGTAGATATTGATGAAGATGCAGATACACAACGCATTTATCAATTAATTCAACAAATTCCTTACGGTACGACTACTAATTTAATAGATTTTTGTAAGCAACATGAATTAGATACTAAACAAGTGAAAAAAGCTATTTTAACTAATCCATTAATTATTTGGATTCCTACTCATCGTATTGTGGGAATTGATTATGCCGCTAGTTACCGTAAAGTGGCGGATTTAAATTATTATTTAATCCAACTAGAACAAAGTAACTATTAA
- a CDS encoding C40 family peptidase: protein MSKRSVVLMAMAMLTLFTLFAFVQSNQHTASAKTRTRSRFSRIYRVARRKLGRPYVYGAAGPNRFDCSGFVKYVYRHGAHKRLARTAQMQYRHGRKIRARHARRGDLVFFGGSKYSIYHVGIIIGKNRMIDAQNRGVVTEAIHAPWWHVVGYARV, encoded by the coding sequence ATGAGCAAACGAAGTGTCGTTTTAATGGCGATGGCAATGTTAACCCTATTTACTTTATTCGCTTTTGTGCAATCCAATCAACACACTGCTAGCGCTAAGACACGTACTCGTAGTCGTTTCAGCAGAATTTACCGCGTTGCTAGAAGAAAGCTTGGTAGACCATATGTATATGGTGCAGCTGGTCCCAACCGTTTTGATTGTTCTGGTTTCGTTAAATATGTTTACCGTCATGGTGCACATAAACGCTTAGCTAGAACCGCTCAAATGCAATACCGCCACGGTAGAAAGATTAGAGCAAGACACGCTAGACGTGGCGATCTAGTTTTCTTCGGAGGCAGTAAGTATAGCATTTACCACGTAGGTATCATCATTGGTAAGAACCGTATGATTGATGCGCAAAACCGTGGGGTAGTAACTGAAGCTATTCATGCTCCTTGGTGGCATGTAGTAGGTTACGCCAGAGTTTAA